The Heliomicrobium gestii genome segment CCTGCCGGGTCGGCGGCCACCCGCCCCAAAAACGCCTCCAGCGCGTACTCTTCATCGACGATCAATGGCAGGTCAATGGAAGCCGCGTAGGCCTCCAGCGTCTCTTTGCGCCGGAGAAACTCCTTATAGGGGTGGATGTTTGGGTTATGGTAATAGGCAGTCACCTGATGGCCTTCCTCGCGCAGGAGATCAAAAGGGACGATGCCGCAAGGGGCGCAGCAGGTGTGCAGGAGCAAATGCATTCCGGTCACCTACTCATCAAAGGATAGGGCAGCCTGTTCCGTTGCGGCCCTGGCGTTGGCGGAAAGGGCTTCGCCTGTTCCGACCGGCGACGCCGCCGAGCGCCCTTCCAAAAGCGCCATCAATCCCGCAGGGACAGGCAATCCCATATGCTCGCAGGCAGCCACGGTAGCCATCCGACCCCGAGGCGTCCGGTTCAAAAAACCGAGTTGCATCAGGTAGGGTTCGACCACGTCTTCGATGGTGTCGACAGACTCGCTGACCGAGGCGGCCAAGGTCTCCACACCGACAGGACCGCCGGCGAATTTCCGGATCAACGCCTCCAGCAGCCGCTGGTCGGTCGTATCGAGGCCGCGCGGATCCACCTCCAGCCGCCGCAAGGCCTCCTGGGCCACCTCGGCCGTGACGACGCCGTCGGAAAGCACCTGGGCATAGTCACGGACCCGCTTCAACAGGCGGTTGGCAATACGGGGCGTCCCCCGCGAGCGAAGAGCGATCTCCCGGGCGCCGTCGGTCTCGACAGTGACGCCGAGGATCGAAGCGGCCCGGAGGATGATGAACTCCAATTCATCGGGCCGGTAGTATTCCAGGCGATGAATGACGCCAAAACGGTCCCGCAGGGGCGATGTGAGCATCCCTGCGCGCGTTGTGGCGCCCACGAGGGTAAACCGAGGCAGATCGATGCGGATCGACCGGGCCGCCGGTCCCTTGCCGATGACGATATCGAGACAGTAATCCTCCATAGCCGGGTAGAGCACTTCCTCCACCGCCCGGTTGAGGCGATGGATCTCATCGATAAAGAGGACATCCATCGGCTGCAGATTCGTCAGGATGGCTGCCAAGTCGCCCGGGCGTTCAATGGC includes the following:
- the ruvB gene encoding Holliday junction branch migration DNA helicase RuvB: MDERMMTSATRPEDREAEWSLRPRTLREYIGQDKLKENLTVFIQAALGRREPLDHVLLYGPPGLGKTTLAQIIATELGVQLRVTSGPAIERPGDLAAILTNLQPMDVLFIDEIHRLNRAVEEVLYPAMEDYCLDIVIGKGPAARSIRIDLPRFTLVGATTRAGMLTSPLRDRFGVIHRLEYYRPDELEFIILRAASILGVTVETDGAREIALRSRGTPRIANRLLKRVRDYAQVLSDGVVTAEVAQEALRRLEVDPRGLDTTDQRLLEALIRKFAGGPVGVETLAASVSESVDTIEDVVEPYLMQLGFLNRTPRGRMATVAACEHMGLPVPAGLMALLEGRSAASPVGTGEALSANARAATEQAALSFDE